ATTTTTTTGTAATTTGTAATTTGTTATTTGTAATTTATCCTTACTTTCTATGCAAAGCCCAATCTCTCGTCTTCTTAACTCTCTTTCTTCCCTCAACCTGGATGCCATGCTGGTGTCTGACCCTGCCAATATAAGCTACCTGACAGGATTACGCAGCAGGGATGCCTGGCTCCTGGTGTCCCGCAAAGAAAGTTTTTATCTTACGGACGCCCGCTACACCGAAGAGG
The nucleotide sequence above comes from Candidatus Margulisiibacteriota bacterium. Encoded proteins:
- a CDS encoding aminopeptidase P family N-terminal domain-containing protein is translated as MQSPISRLLNSLSSLNLDAMLVSDPANISYLTGLRSRDAWLLVSRKESFYLTDARYTEEAALGLHGITLRKIKKPLFEELALIAQSKRLAKIGFEEHRVTWLFHKKLQEKLKNSRS